The stretch of DNA CTCCCTGCCGCACGCCCGGGTCTTCGCCGTCGTCCCCTCCTACGGCTACTCCGTCGCCGACGACACACCTTTCGCCAATCAGGTGTTCGACCCCAGTGCCGTGGACGACTACTACTCCGGCACCGAGCAGACCCGCGAGGCGTTCTGGCGCTACCACCGCAACACCAACTACTCGGTGGTCGACGACGAGATCATCAGGGACCTGCACCAGCGCTCGTACGACGAGGACGTGCGCAACGACCGGCGATTGCACTTCCTCAACCTGACACGGGTCGACGACGTACGGCGGACCGGTACGGAGATCCGGGTCGGACTGCGCTCCCTGATCGACAGAGAGACCAGGGCGCTCGACGTGGACGCGCTCGTCTTCGCCACCGGCTACGACGCGATGCGACCGACCAACCTCCTCGGCGACCTCGACCGGCACTGTCTGCGTGACACCGCGGGGCGCCACCGTGCCGAACGCGACTACCGGCTCGTCACCACGCCGGAACTGTCCTGCGGCATCTACCTCCAGGGCGGCACCGAGCACACCCACGGACTGACCTCGTCCCTGCTGTCCAACGTCGCCATCCGCAGCGGCGAGATCGCCGACTCCATCATCCGCAGGCGCGCGGAGGACCCCGAGCACCGGCCGGCCGCCTCTCTCGGCACGGCGCGCAGAACCGCCTGACCCGCCCGAGCGCTCCGGGCCTCCGCCGTCCCGACAAGGGGACAGCGGACACCGCACGAAACCTTCCGTCCACCGAGCCCCGGGAGCAGCGATGACAGAGGACCCGAAGGCGTCGGCCCCGGGCGGAACCACACTGTGGGGCGGCGCCGCCGAGACGTCCTGCCTGCTGGACCGGCTGGCGGAGATCGCGCGCACGCGCCCCGACAACGTCGCGGTACAGGACGGGGCACGGGAGCTGACCTACGGGGCGCTCCTCACCTGGGCCGCCCGCATCCGCGCACTCCTCGACGACCACGGGGTGCGCCCCGGCGACCGGGTGGCCGTCACGGGCCCGCGCGGCGCCGACGTCGTCGCGGCGATGCTCGCCACCGTGGGCGCGGGGGCCGCCTATGTGCCGCTCGACGCCTCGTACCCGGTCAGACGCCTGGAGCACATGGCCGCCGACAGCGCGGCGCGGCTGCTGCTGTTCAGCGGCGACGCCCCCGGCTTCGACGCGGGGACCCGCGCCGTACGCGTCCCCGGCGCACCGGACCGCGCCGACGCGCCGGACACCACCGCCCCGGCCGGGCCGCCCTGCGGACCCGACGTGCCGGTGTACGTCATCTACACCTCCGGCTCGACCGGGCTGCCCAAGGGCGTCGCCCTGCCCCACCGCTGCGTCGACAACATGGCGGCCTGGCAGTGGCGGCACTCGGTCCGCCCTGACCTGCGCACCGCCCAGTTCGCACCGCTCAACTTCGACGTGTGGTTCCAGGAGGTGCTCGGCACCCTGTGCGGCGGCGGGACGCTCGTCGTCATGCCGGAGCCGCTGCGCCGCGACCCCATCGCCCTGCTGGACTGGCTCGCCGAGCAACGCGTCGAGCGCCTCTTCCTCCCCTACGTCGCCCTCCACATGCTCGCCGTGGCGGCCGGGGCAGCGCACTCGCTCGGACACCTCTCGCTGGCGGAGGTGAACACCGCGGGCGAACAGCTCGTATGCACCCCGGCCGTACGGGAGTTCTTCCGCCGCCTGCCCGGCTGCCGACTCAACAACCACTACGGGCAGAGCGAGTCCGCCATGGTGACCGTGCACACCCTCACGGGACCCAGCGACAGCTGGCCCGCGCTGCCTCCGATCGGCCGCCCGCTGCCCGGCTGCGAGCTCCTGATCGCACCGGCCGACCCGGCCGACCCTTCGGTGGGTGAACTGCTCGTGGCCGGAGCGCCCCTCGCGGTCGGCTACCTGGACAGGCCCGCCCTCAACGCCGAGCGGTACCTCGACCTGGACGAACCGACGCCCCGCGGTCACCGCCGCGCGTTCCGCACCGGGGACCTGGTGCGCGTCGACGGCGACACCGTCCACCTGCTGGGCCGCATCGACCACGAGGTGAAGGTCCGAGGTGTCCGGGTGAACCCGTTGGAGGTCGACGCCTGCCTGCTCGAACAGCCCGGAGTCGTGGAGGCGGTCACCGTCGCGGTGGACATCGCCCACGGCTCCCGGCAGTTGCGCGCCGCGGTGACCTCGGACGCGGGCCCTGACGGGTTCGACGGAGCGCGGGTGCTGGGGGCGCTGAAAGCGCTGCTGCCCGAGCAGTCCGTACCGGTCTCGATCACCGTGGTGCCCGAACTGCCGCGCACCGCGAGCGGCAAGGCGGACCGGGACGCCGTCGCCGCCGCGCTGGCGCCCTCGGCCCGACGCCCGGCGGCCGACCCGTGGCGCACAGACGCGCCGCGGCCCGGCCGCGGAGCGGGAGTTCCGGAAAAGTCCGCTTGATCGAATCGACCCGAACAGGGGTGCGGTATGGAAGACAACGAATTCAGTACGCCGACCGAGCGGCGGCTCGCGGAGATCTGGGCCGAGGTACTGCGGCTCGACACGGTCAAGCGCGACCAGGACTTCTTCGAGATCGGCGGGGACTCGCTGCTGGCCACGACGGTCGTCCTTGAGGCGTGCCGGGTCTGGGACGTCAAATTCACCGTCAGGGTCCTCCTCGCCGCCCCGGTCCTCGCCGAACTGGCCGAGCGCGTCGACGAACTGGTGGCACGCGCGGGACAGCGGCCGCAGCGGGAGGCCATGTGAGCGAGGCCGGCACCTGCCTGTGGGAGATACGGCCGTCGGCGGCGGGCTCCGGAGGGGACACGCTGCTCCTGCTGCCCCACGCGGGAGGCTCGGCACAGAGCTACGGCGCCTGGGCGCGGTGGCTGCCCGACGGGCTGCGCGTCCTCGCCGCCAAGTACCCGGGGCGCGGGTCGCGCGGCAGGGAGCCCGCGGAGACGGATCTCCACCGCGTCGTCGGCGAACTCGGCGACGCGCTGGCCGACTTCAAGGGCCCGCTGTACGTCTTCGGCCACAGCATGGGCGCCTACATCGGCTTCGAGCTGTGCTGGCACCGGCAGTCCGAAGGGCGGCCGGCCCAGGCCCTCTACGCCTCCGGGGCGGTCCCCCCGCACCGGCTGCGAACGTACCCGGCCCCCGGGGTGCGTATCACCGACGAGCACCTGCTGGAACTCATGGAGAAGTGCGGTGGAATCCCTGACGCCTTCACCGACTCGCCGGACCTCATGAGTCTGGCCCTGGAACTGATCGGGGCCGACCTCGAACTCGTCAACGCCTACACGTACGGCGCCCCCGAGCGCAGGCTGAGCAGCCCCATCGTGGCCTTCGGCGGCGACCGCGACCGGCTGGTCCCCTCCTCCGAGGTGGACCACTGGCGCGAGTTGAGCACGGCCGACTGCGCCACCCACCTCATACCGGGCGAGCACCTCTACCACCTCGACAACGAGGCGGCCTTCACCGCCGCCGTCTCCCAGCACCTCGCGAGCCTTCAAGAAGAGTGGAATGAATAGGAGAGCGCGAACATGTCCAGCCCAGAATCCCCCGGCGCAGCCGATGCCGGGACGGCCGTGATGGAGCGCAGGAAGATCGTGCTGGTGGAACTCCCCACCTACGAGAACATCCTGCCCCTGGCCTCCGGCTACATCCAGGCGTACGCGCAGGACGACCCGGCCGTCGCCGCGTCCCACACATTCGAGATCGTCTCCTACCCCATCTCCGACGACCGGCACCGGATGGTGCGGGACCTCGCCGAGAAGGACGCCCACCTCTACACGTTCAGCTGCTACATCTGGAACATGAAGCTGGTCCGCTGGGTGCTCGACGAACTGCGGGCCCTGCGCCCCGACGCCCACTACCTGCTCGGCGGCCCGCAGGTGATGAACCACGCCTCGACCTACCTCGCCGACGGAGCGGAGAACGTCTACGTCTGCAACGGCGAAGGGGAGCTGACCTCACTGGAGCTCATCAAACAGATCGGCTCGGGCGCCCCGGAGATGAGCAACGTGCTCGGTCTCAGCTTCTGGTCGGACGGCGAACTGGTCACCACAGAGTCGGCGCCCCGCATCCAGAACCTGATGGACATCCCCTCGCCCTTCCTGAACGGCGTCTTCGAGGACCACGAATTCAGCTTCGCCATCATGGAGACGAACCGGGGCTGCCCCTTCCGCTGCACCTTCTGCTACTGGGGCGCGGCCACCAACTCCAAGGTCAACAAGTTCGAGGAAGAGCGCATCAAGGCAGAGCTCAAATGGATCAGCGAGCACAGGTACTCCGCGCTCATGATCGCCGACGCCAACTGGGGGCTGTCGCCCCGCGA from Streptomyces tsukubensis encodes:
- a CDS encoding AMP-binding protein, encoding MTEDPKASAPGGTTLWGGAAETSCLLDRLAEIARTRPDNVAVQDGARELTYGALLTWAARIRALLDDHGVRPGDRVAVTGPRGADVVAAMLATVGAGAAYVPLDASYPVRRLEHMAADSAARLLLFSGDAPGFDAGTRAVRVPGAPDRADAPDTTAPAGPPCGPDVPVYVIYTSGSTGLPKGVALPHRCVDNMAAWQWRHSVRPDLRTAQFAPLNFDVWFQEVLGTLCGGGTLVVMPEPLRRDPIALLDWLAEQRVERLFLPYVALHMLAVAAGAAHSLGHLSLAEVNTAGEQLVCTPAVREFFRRLPGCRLNNHYGQSESAMVTVHTLTGPSDSWPALPPIGRPLPGCELLIAPADPADPSVGELLVAGAPLAVGYLDRPALNAERYLDLDEPTPRGHRRAFRTGDLVRVDGDTVHLLGRIDHEVKVRGVRVNPLEVDACLLEQPGVVEAVTVAVDIAHGSRQLRAAVTSDAGPDGFDGARVLGALKALLPEQSVPVSITVVPELPRTASGKADRDAVAAALAPSARRPAADPWRTDAPRPGRGAGVPEKSA
- a CDS encoding thioesterase II family protein translates to MSEAGTCLWEIRPSAAGSGGDTLLLLPHAGGSAQSYGAWARWLPDGLRVLAAKYPGRGSRGREPAETDLHRVVGELGDALADFKGPLYVFGHSMGAYIGFELCWHRQSEGRPAQALYASGAVPPHRLRTYPAPGVRITDEHLLELMEKCGGIPDAFTDSPDLMSLALELIGADLELVNAYTYGAPERRLSSPIVAFGGDRDRLVPSSEVDHWRELSTADCATHLIPGEHLYHLDNEAAFTAAVSQHLASLQEEWNE
- a CDS encoding phosphopantetheine-binding protein, with the protein product MEDNEFSTPTERRLAEIWAEVLRLDTVKRDQDFFEIGGDSLLATTVVLEACRVWDVKFTVRVLLAAPVLAELAERVDELVARAGQRPQREAM
- a CDS encoding lysine N(6)-hydroxylase/L-ornithine N(5)-oxygenase family protein, with amino-acid sequence MDASAREIYDVVGIGFGPSNLSLAIALEEHEANVEARPVRAAFFERQPSFGWHRNMLLPSATMQISFLKDLVTFRNPVSKYSFIAYLHAADRLVQFVNNQTFFPTRQEFHQYLEWVESGLSDRVSYDSEVVAIRKAAGTGAGEPECLEIEVRDGHRGRTHVRARNVAISTGLVPRMPAGVRRDDRVWHSSEFLEKYGRVDPNDLKSVAVVGAGQSAAEITRFLHDSLPHARVFAVVPSYGYSVADDTPFANQVFDPSAVDDYYSGTEQTREAFWRYHRNTNYSVVDDEIIRDLHQRSYDEDVRNDRRLHFLNLTRVDDVRRTGTEIRVGLRSLIDRETRALDVDALVFATGYDAMRPTNLLGDLDRHCLRDTAGRHRAERDYRLVTTPELSCGIYLQGGTEHTHGLTSSLLSNVAIRSGEIADSIIRRRAEDPEHRPAASLGTARRTA